Proteins from one Ktedonobacterales bacterium genomic window:
- a CDS encoding metal-dependent transcriptional regulator, which yields MVSQHTGAATAKVEEYLETIYNMAMEGEVVIGARLAEKFQVAPPSVTEMLKRLVRDGYVEMDSRRLVTLTSQGQELAEGVLRRHRLTERFLVDMLGMGWHEVHEEACRLEHFISGAMEQRVVATLGNPTTCPHGNPIPGAVPDAKGYLAAQNAFRLTQADTGELVRILCISEVVEDEQELISYLNEKGLKPDQTIRLDGYSEAEASVLLNVADHEVHIPERVANKIWVVMA from the coding sequence ATGGTGTCTCAACACACGGGAGCCGCGACGGCCAAGGTCGAGGAATATCTGGAGACGATTTATAACATGGCGATGGAGGGTGAGGTGGTAATTGGCGCGCGGCTGGCTGAAAAGTTTCAGGTTGCGCCGCCGTCTGTGACGGAGATGCTCAAGCGGCTGGTGCGCGATGGCTATGTGGAGATGGACAGCCGCCGCCTGGTGACGCTTACCAGCCAGGGTCAGGAGCTTGCCGAGGGGGTGCTGCGCCGCCACCGGCTGACGGAGCGTTTTCTGGTTGATATGCTGGGTATGGGCTGGCATGAGGTGCATGAGGAAGCCTGCCGTCTGGAACACTTCATCTCCGGCGCGATGGAGCAGCGGGTGGTTGCCACGTTAGGCAATCCGACGACGTGTCCACATGGGAATCCTATCCCTGGGGCAGTGCCGGATGCCAAAGGCTATCTCGCTGCCCAAAACGCTTTCCGGCTCACCCAGGCCGATACCGGGGAACTGGTGCGTATTCTGTGCATCTCGGAGGTGGTGGAGGATGAGCAGGAGTTGATCTCCTATCTCAATGAGAAGGGACTGAAACCCGATCAAACTATTCGCCTGGACGGCTACAGCGAGGCCGAGGCATCGGTCTTGCTGAACGTGGCCGACCACGAGGTACACATTCCTGAACGAGTTGCCAATAAAATCTGGGTGGTGATGGCCTGA
- a CDS encoding sodium-translocating pyrophosphatase, whose translation MDNFIWIAVPLAASVVAILLAIYLARWVLRLDQGNEGMQKVARAIFQGAQAFIRRQYLTIALLALGAAVVVGVLLALLSGNGSTIAGVMPLGIAIRAAIAFLIGAGCSILSGLVGMNVAVRSNSRVASAASNGLGDALLVGLRGGAVTGFLVIALSLLGVTLVYVIYNALGSSVEDTPVLIVGFGFGASFVALFAQLGGGIYTKAADVGADLVGKVEAGIPEDDPRNPAVIADLVGDNVGDCAGRGADLFESTAAENIGAMILGAAVYVSLGKQNVGWIIFPLVVVGFGIIASMIGLLAVRSTGLKEPSEGAERDAGVIAMGRLNVGYYVTAALSLIGIVALSYFLLDKDSWYYFAAAGVVGILNSIAFVYITQYYTSGKWRPVRQIAEASKTGPGTNIIAGLSVAFENTALPVLAICASLGLAYWLGTLAGIPSQTGGIISTGGIYATAVATMGMLMSASYILAMDSFGPITDNAGGIVEMSGAPDEVRVVTDALDSVGNTTKALTKGYGIGSAALAAFLLFSAYLDVLQRSSYTPTGGTSYSVNLANPPIFIAALLGAALIFLFSSLAIRAVGATAQSMIEEVRRQFKANPKIMAGEADPDYATCVDISTRAALRQMVIPGVLVVACPIIVGLALGPEAAAGFLMVGTVGGILMALVMNNGGGAWDNAKKYIEAGFLKDDQGAILGKKTPAHQAAVVGDTVGDPFKDTAGPSLHIVIKLLSTITLVLAPLFIFFHPHP comes from the coding sequence GTGGACAATTTCATTTGGATTGCTGTACCGCTCGCCGCCAGCGTGGTGGCAATTCTCCTCGCCATCTATCTGGCCCGCTGGGTACTGCGGCTCGATCAAGGCAATGAGGGTATGCAGAAAGTGGCGCGTGCCATCTTCCAGGGCGCACAGGCGTTCATCAGACGCCAGTATCTTACCATCGCTCTACTCGCTCTTGGAGCCGCCGTTGTCGTAGGCGTGCTGCTCGCCTTGCTCAGTGGCAACGGCAGCACAATCGCAGGGGTAATGCCGCTTGGCATTGCCATACGCGCGGCCATCGCCTTTCTGATCGGCGCGGGCTGCTCCATTCTCTCCGGCCTGGTGGGCATGAACGTCGCCGTTCGCTCCAACAGCCGGGTTGCCAGCGCAGCAAGCAATGGCCTTGGCGACGCGCTGCTGGTGGGCTTGCGTGGGGGCGCAGTCACCGGCTTCCTGGTCATCGCCTTGAGTCTGCTGGGCGTCACCCTTGTCTATGTGATCTACAACGCGCTTGGCTCTTCGGTAGAAGATACCCCGGTGCTGATCGTCGGCTTCGGCTTTGGGGCCAGCTTCGTAGCCCTCTTCGCCCAGCTTGGCGGCGGCATCTACACCAAGGCGGCTGATGTCGGCGCTGATCTGGTGGGCAAGGTTGAGGCAGGCATCCCCGAAGACGACCCGCGCAACCCCGCCGTGATCGCCGACCTCGTAGGCGACAACGTGGGCGACTGCGCCGGACGTGGCGCTGACCTCTTCGAGTCCACCGCCGCCGAAAACATCGGCGCGATGATCCTGGGCGCCGCTGTCTACGTCAGCCTGGGCAAGCAGAATGTCGGCTGGATCATCTTCCCGCTGGTCGTGGTTGGCTTTGGCATCATCGCTTCGATGATCGGCCTTCTGGCCGTTCGTTCTACCGGCTTGAAAGAGCCGAGCGAAGGCGCAGAGCGCGATGCAGGCGTGATTGCTATGGGCCGCCTGAACGTCGGCTACTACGTCACCGCAGCACTGTCGCTCATTGGCATCGTCGCCTTAAGCTATTTCCTGTTGGATAAAGATAGCTGGTATTACTTCGCGGCGGCTGGCGTGGTTGGCATCCTCAACAGCATCGCCTTCGTCTACATCACCCAGTACTACACGTCCGGCAAGTGGCGTCCGGTGCGACAGATCGCTGAGGCCAGCAAGACCGGCCCAGGCACCAATATCATCGCGGGGCTATCCGTTGCCTTTGAGAACACGGCGCTGCCGGTGCTTGCCATCTGCGCCTCGCTGGGCCTGGCCTATTGGCTTGGCACCCTCGCAGGCATCCCCAGTCAGACTGGCGGCATCATCAGCACAGGTGGCATCTACGCCACCGCCGTAGCAACAATGGGAATGTTGATGAGCGCGTCCTATATCCTGGCAATGGACAGCTTTGGCCCCATCACCGACAACGCGGGCGGCATCGTCGAAATGAGCGGCGCGCCTGACGAAGTGCGCGTCGTCACCGATGCGCTCGACAGCGTGGGCAACACCACCAAAGCCCTCACCAAAGGCTATGGCATCGGTTCCGCCGCGCTGGCCGCGTTCCTGCTCTTCAGCGCCTATCTGGATGTTCTCCAGCGCAGCAGCTACACCCCCACGGGCGGCACCAGTTACAGCGTCAACCTGGCGAACCCGCCGATCTTCATCGCCGCGCTGCTGGGCGCTGCGCTGATCTTCCTGTTTAGCTCGCTGGCAATTCGGGCCGTTGGCGCAACTGCCCAGAGCATGATCGAGGAAGTGCGCCGCCAGTTCAAGGCCAACCCTAAGATCATGGCTGGTGAGGCCGATCCCGACTACGCCACCTGCGTAGACATCAGCACCAGGGCCGCCCTGCGGCAGATGGTCATTCCTGGCGTGCTGGTCGTGGCCTGCCCCATTATCGTCGGTCTGGCGCTTGGCCCGGAGGCTGCCGCCGGATTCCTGATGGTTGGCACCGTTGGCGGCATTCTGATGGCGCTGGTGATGAACAACGGCGGCGGCGCGTGGGACAACGCCAAAAAATACATCGAAGCAGGCTTCCTGAAGGATGATCAGGGCGCCATCCTGGGCAAGAAGACCCCGGCCCATCAGGCCGCCGTCGTCGGTGATACCGTCGGCGATCCCTTCAAGGATACCGCCGGACCATCGCTGCACATTGTCATCAAACTGCTCAGCACCATCACGCTTGTGCTGGCCCCGCTCTTCATCTTCTTCCACCCACACCCATAA
- the ligA gene encoding NAD-dependent DNA ligase LigA, translating to MAYDPTASEEVAPRAPAAEGQSTLESADALIKRVDELRSQIDDANYNYHVLDNPTISDYDYDMLVRELQAIEQEHPELQTPDSPTQRVGAAAVTTDFAKHIHPVPMLSLANARNVEELRAWERRARAILPNATFAYVCELKIDGLATAITYEDGRLTLGATRGDGFVGEDITPNIRSIRPIPQRLRANNGGPTPRKVEVRGEVYMPTRSFEQLNEQIALAAERARQASSTTNASPAAATEAANVEAIAATLPEAAAAVTGEQKGPRLFANPRNSAAGSLRQKDPSITARRNLEYFGYQIGYIQDDNLRVDTQWQLLELLRGWGFPVNPNARLFDNLEDVIAFCLKWQQDRFQLPYEIDGVVVKINDRHQQDELGVVAHDPRWAIAFKFPPIQQTTRLLDIRVNVGRTGSLNPYAVLEAVNIGGTIIRAAALHNENDIRRKDLRIGDWVVVQRAGDVIPQVVKPIIEKRPDPPPPEYQLPDKCPSCDAPVIRNEDEAMAYCSNLPENCQAQLTELIRHFVSRGAMDIEGMGDELCDDLIKAGYVKDPADIYRLTKDDLLKLEGFAEKKANNIINAIEASKQRPLSRLLFALGIRYVGEKAAQTVALSFETMEKLLAASEEQITALAGIGPKIGHSLYLWLQQPRNREVIEKLQVAGARMENDRSGAALATGPLAGQTFLLTGRLQSMSRPQAEEAIQQLGGAIASGVSKGLNHLIVGEDAGSKLPKAQKLGVPIRDETWLIALLAQHKQRGPGVESASGSQELLDKPGQA from the coding sequence ATGGCCTACGACCCAACTGCTTCTGAAGAGGTCGCGCCACGCGCGCCAGCCGCCGAGGGCCAATCTACCCTGGAAAGCGCCGACGCGCTGATCAAGCGCGTTGACGAACTGCGCAGCCAGATAGACGATGCCAACTATAACTATCATGTGCTGGACAACCCGACCATCAGCGATTACGACTACGATATGCTGGTGCGCGAGCTTCAAGCCATCGAGCAGGAGCATCCCGAACTTCAGACGCCCGACTCGCCCACACAGCGCGTAGGCGCTGCCGCCGTCACCACCGACTTTGCCAAGCACATCCATCCGGTCCCGATGCTCAGTCTGGCAAACGCCCGCAACGTCGAGGAACTGCGCGCCTGGGAGCGTCGAGCCCGCGCGATCTTGCCCAACGCCACCTTCGCCTATGTCTGCGAACTCAAAATTGATGGCCTGGCGACAGCTATCACCTACGAAGATGGCCGCCTGACCCTGGGAGCCACACGCGGCGATGGCTTTGTGGGCGAAGACATCACTCCCAATATCCGCAGCATTCGCCCCATCCCGCAGCGCCTGCGCGCAAACAACGGCGGACCCACCCCACGGAAGGTAGAGGTGCGCGGCGAAGTCTACATGCCCACCAGGAGCTTTGAGCAGCTTAACGAACAGATCGCCCTTGCCGCCGAGCGCGCGCGCCAGGCCAGCTCCACTACCAACGCCTCGCCCGCCGCTGCCACAGAAGCAGCAAACGTTGAGGCCATTGCAGCCACCCTCCCCGAAGCCGCCGCAGCCGTGACGGGTGAGCAGAAAGGCCCCCGGCTCTTTGCCAATCCGCGCAACTCCGCCGCTGGCTCATTGCGCCAGAAAGACCCGTCAATTACTGCCAGGCGCAACCTGGAATACTTCGGCTACCAGATCGGGTACATCCAGGATGACAACTTGCGCGTTGACACTCAATGGCAGTTGCTCGAACTGCTGCGCGGCTGGGGCTTTCCGGTCAACCCGAACGCCCGACTCTTCGATAACCTGGAAGATGTCATCGCCTTTTGTCTGAAATGGCAGCAGGATCGTTTCCAGCTTCCCTACGAGATTGACGGCGTGGTCGTCAAAATCAATGATCGCCACCAGCAGGATGAGCTAGGTGTCGTCGCTCACGACCCGCGCTGGGCCATCGCCTTCAAGTTTCCGCCCATCCAGCAGACGACACGCCTGCTCGACATTCGCGTCAACGTGGGCCGCACCGGCTCGCTCAATCCGTATGCTGTGCTGGAAGCCGTCAACATCGGCGGCACCATCATCAGGGCCGCCGCCCTGCACAACGAAAACGACATTCGCCGCAAAGACCTGCGCATCGGCGATTGGGTCGTGGTGCAGCGCGCAGGGGATGTCATTCCCCAGGTCGTCAAGCCGATCATCGAGAAGCGGCCCGATCCTCCACCGCCCGAATACCAGTTGCCCGACAAATGCCCGTCTTGCGACGCGCCCGTCATTCGCAACGAAGACGAGGCGATGGCCTATTGCTCCAACCTGCCGGAAAACTGTCAGGCGCAGTTGACCGAACTGATCCGCCACTTTGTTTCGCGCGGCGCAATGGACATCGAAGGCATGGGCGATGAACTCTGCGACGATCTCATCAAGGCTGGCTATGTGAAAGACCCTGCCGACATCTATCGCCTGACCAAAGACGACCTGCTTAAGTTGGAAGGCTTCGCCGAAAAGAAAGCCAATAACATCATCAATGCCATTGAGGCCAGCAAACAGCGCCCGCTTTCGCGCCTGCTCTTTGCGCTGGGCATCCGTTACGTCGGCGAAAAAGCCGCTCAGACCGTTGCGCTTTCATTTGAGACGATGGAGAAGCTTCTGGCCGCCAGCGAAGAGCAGATCACCGCGCTGGCTGGCATTGGCCCCAAGATCGGCCACAGCCTCTATCTCTGGCTTCAGCAGCCGCGCAACCGCGAAGTCATCGAAAAACTCCAGGTGGCAGGCGCGCGCATGGAAAATGACCGCAGCGGCGCTGCGCTGGCAACGGGGCCGCTGGCCGGGCAGACTTTCCTGCTCACCGGACGGCTGCAAAGCATGTCGCGCCCCCAGGCCGAAGAAGCTATTCAGCAGCTTGGCGGAGCTATTGCCAGCGGCGTCAGCAAAGGACTCAACCATCTGATCGTCGGCGAGGACGCAGGCTCCAAACTGCCCAAAGCGCAGAAGCTCGGCGTACCCATCCGCGACGAAACCTGGTTGATTGCGCTGCTTGCCCAGCACAAGCAGCGCGGCCCTGGCGTCGAAAGCGCCAGCGGAAGCCAGGAGCTATTAGACAAGCCGGGGCAGGCATGA
- a CDS encoding heterodisulfide reductase-related iron-sulfur binding cluster, whose translation MLPVIQGFDERDRPDPAIFSACVRCGLCLPHCPTYLETLRETSSPRGRIHLIQAVSEGRLSVTSPGFVGQMYQCLDCRACEDVCPSGVQYGRLVEAARTQIERARPRPLSQRVLRRFVFGVLFDDMRLFRAASRLLWLYQWSGAQWLARRLGILRALGLREAETLLPTLPARFLRPGGQVFAPTWGEQGRPYKRVALFAGCIMSTAFAETDRATARVLAANGCETHIPAGQGCCGALTIHAGEIDRARVLARRTIEAFERLEAKVPFDAIIVNAAGCGAALKEYGHLLREDRQFAGRAAAFSAKVKDITEFLGDLEQRGALNPNMRPLKLTVTYQEACHLAHAQRVSEQPRRLLHAIPGLCLVEMDEAALCCGSAGIYNITEPGMSRRLLARKMQHALATQAEMIVSTNPGCMLQLQAGVRAAGAPVRVAHLVDLLDAAYKTER comes from the coding sequence ATGCTGCCTGTTATCCAGGGTTTTGACGAGCGGGATCGCCCCGATCCCGCTATCTTTTCTGCCTGCGTGCGCTGTGGCCTCTGTCTGCCGCACTGCCCCACGTATCTGGAGACGCTGCGCGAGACTTCTTCGCCGCGTGGGCGCATTCATTTGATTCAGGCCGTCTCTGAGGGGCGCTTGAGTGTGACCAGCCCTGGCTTTGTGGGCCAGATGTATCAATGCCTTGATTGCCGGGCGTGCGAAGATGTTTGCCCATCCGGCGTGCAGTATGGTCGGCTGGTGGAGGCGGCGCGCACGCAGATTGAGCGCGCCAGACCGCGCCCGCTCTCGCAGCGCGTGCTGCGGCGGTTTGTCTTCGGCGTCTTATTTGATGATATGCGCCTCTTTCGCGCGGCCAGCCGTCTGCTCTGGCTCTATCAGTGGAGCGGCGCGCAATGGCTGGCGCGTCGGCTGGGCATTTTGCGCGCGCTGGGGCTGCGAGAAGCTGAAACGCTTTTGCCGACGCTGCCAGCGCGCTTTTTGCGGCCAGGCGGCCAGGTCTTTGCGCCGACCTGGGGCGAACAGGGTCGGCCCTATAAGCGGGTCGCCCTGTTTGCGGGGTGTATCATGAGTACCGCCTTCGCGGAGACGGATCGCGCGACGGCGCGGGTGCTGGCGGCCAATGGCTGCGAGACGCATATTCCGGCGGGCCAGGGCTGCTGCGGCGCGCTGACTATCCATGCGGGCGAGATTGATCGCGCCCGCGTGCTTGCCCGCCGCACGATAGAGGCGTTCGAGCGCCTGGAGGCGAAGGTACCCTTTGATGCAATTATCGTCAATGCGGCAGGCTGTGGCGCGGCGCTCAAAGAGTATGGGCATCTGCTGCGTGAGGACCGGCAATTTGCTGGACGCGCCGCAGCCTTCAGCGCGAAGGTGAAAGACATCACCGAGTTTCTGGGCGATCTGGAGCAGCGCGGCGCGCTGAACCCGAATATGCGCCCGCTGAAGCTGACCGTTACCTATCAGGAGGCGTGCCATCTGGCGCATGCTCAGCGCGTCAGCGAACAGCCCCGACGCCTGCTGCACGCTATTCCGGGTTTGTGTCTGGTGGAGATGGATGAAGCGGCGCTGTGTTGTGGCAGCGCGGGTATCTACAATATCACCGAGCCGGGGATGTCGCGCCGCCTGCTCGCGCGCAAGATGCAGCACGCGCTGGCGACTCAAGCAGAGATGATTGTCTCCACGAATCCCGGCTGTATGCTGCAACTTCAGGCGGGCGTGCGCGCCGCTGGCGCGCCTGTGCGCGTGGCGCATCTGGTTGATCTGTTGGATGCCGCCTACAAGACAGAGCGATGA
- a CDS encoding Sir2 family NAD-dependent protein deacetylase has translation MASESLSSGPQEAIEDLLEFLEISSQIVVLTGAGASTESGIPDFRSPDGIWRRYPPGTYQDFISKPEARKRYWELRRVLGGQVVGAKPNPTHYALAELERLNKLSGIITQNFDGLHQDAGNSPERVIELHGTSRMAACTRCGTRSSISLLQQRVEAGDEDPQCERCGGYLKAATILFGQPVPRAELDRAIALAKTCDLFLVIGSSLRVSPASRLPMLAVERGAPLVIINREPTPLDQRADIVLRANAGETMSRLMALLHERS, from the coding sequence ATGGCATCTGAATCGCTCTCTTCTGGCCCACAAGAAGCGATTGAAGACCTTCTTGAGTTTCTGGAAATATCCAGCCAGATTGTCGTACTCACCGGCGCGGGAGCCAGCACCGAATCGGGCATCCCCGACTTCCGCAGCCCGGATGGCATCTGGCGGCGCTATCCCCCTGGCACGTATCAGGATTTCATCAGCAAACCAGAGGCGCGCAAACGCTATTGGGAACTACGCCGCGTGCTGGGTGGGCAGGTTGTTGGAGCCAAACCGAACCCGACGCATTACGCGCTGGCCGAACTAGAGCGTCTGAATAAGCTCAGCGGCATCATCACCCAGAACTTTGACGGGCTGCACCAGGACGCCGGAAACTCGCCAGAGCGCGTCATCGAATTACATGGCACGTCGCGCATGGCAGCCTGCACGCGCTGCGGCACGCGCTCGTCAATCAGTCTACTTCAGCAGCGCGTCGAGGCCGGAGATGAAGACCCGCAGTGCGAACGCTGTGGCGGCTATCTGAAAGCCGCCACCATCCTCTTCGGCCAGCCGGTGCCGCGCGCCGAACTGGATCGAGCCATCGCCCTGGCAAAAACGTGTGATCTCTTTCTGGTCATCGGCTCATCCCTGCGTGTCAGCCCGGCATCGCGCCTGCCAATGCTGGCAGTGGAGCGTGGAGCGCCGCTGGTGATCATCAACCGCGAACCCACGCCGCTCGACCAGCGCGCCGACATCGTGCTGCGCGCCAACGCGGGCGAAACGATGTCGCGCCTCATGGCTCTGCTTCACGAAAGGAGCTAG
- a CDS encoding ZIP family metal transporter produces the protein MSNGMILLLGAFAGFTIYLGLPFARLSNPPRTLQAFLNALATGILIFLLYDVVAEASEPIDDALKSAGEAGGSMGPLLGDVALLAVGLGVGLLGLVYFNKFVIARAKPQVTGTEITEVNPRTLALMIAAGIGLHNFSEGLAIGQSAAIGALQLAWVLIIGFGLHNMTEGFGIAGPVSGSRVSWGFIGLAGLIGGGPTFLGTALGISVHSPQIFILFLALAAGAIIYVVAELLAVARRFKAQEVIMWGLLAGFLLAYCTDLIVSFAGS, from the coding sequence ATGTCCAATGGGATGATTCTCCTCTTAGGCGCGTTTGCCGGTTTCACCATTTACTTAGGACTTCCCTTTGCGCGACTATCAAATCCCCCGCGCACGCTGCAAGCCTTCCTGAACGCGCTGGCAACGGGTATCCTGATCTTTTTGCTCTACGATGTGGTCGCAGAGGCTAGTGAGCCGATTGACGATGCGCTGAAGAGCGCGGGAGAGGCGGGAGGTTCGATGGGGCCGCTGCTGGGCGATGTGGCTCTGCTGGCGGTGGGGCTGGGTGTGGGGCTGCTGGGGCTGGTGTATTTCAATAAGTTTGTGATCGCGCGCGCGAAGCCGCAGGTGACGGGCACAGAAATCACCGAAGTGAATCCGCGCACGCTGGCCCTGATGATTGCCGCCGGGATTGGCCTGCATAACTTTTCTGAGGGTCTGGCGATTGGGCAATCGGCGGCGATTGGCGCGTTGCAGCTTGCCTGGGTGCTGATTATCGGGTTCGGGCTGCATAATATGACTGAAGGCTTTGGCATCGCTGGCCCGGTGAGCGGTTCGCGCGTTTCCTGGGGCTTCATTGGCCTGGCGGGCCTGATTGGCGGCGGTCCGACGTTCCTGGGAACAGCCCTGGGTATTTCGGTGCATTCTCCCCAAATCTTTATCCTCTTCCTGGCGCTGGCGGCAGGCGCTATCATCTATGTGGTGGCTGAACTGCTGGCCGTGGCGCGCCGCTTCAAGGCGCAGGAAGTGATTATGTGGGGCTTACTGGCCGGGTTCCTGCTGGCCTATTGCACTGATTTGATTGTGTCGTTCGCCGGTTCGTGA
- a CDS encoding class I SAM-dependent methyltransferase, which translates to MTTNAYSSLWFQLFMPLQTEEWTGKDVAFLARQLPLPRYQRLLDLCCGYGRHALPLAGRGYQVTGLDRDAAAIAEAQQRTARAGQAITYLIADMRQVGEVPGAFDAVINMWQSFCYFDEATNIDLLRQMHRKLTPGGRFIIDMYNRAFYERQQGSQRREINGIIVESNTYLQDRRLHSVLRYLDEAGERGGDHFDFQMFTPDEFSALAAACGFTPRLVCTWADENIAPSSDVARMQIVLEKTTQERAPQ; encoded by the coding sequence ATGACCACCAACGCCTATTCATCGTTATGGTTTCAGCTTTTTATGCCCTTGCAGACTGAGGAATGGACGGGCAAAGACGTGGCCTTCCTGGCGCGACAGCTCCCCCTGCCGCGCTATCAACGCCTGCTCGACCTCTGCTGCGGCTATGGCCGACATGCCCTCCCACTGGCCGGGCGCGGCTATCAGGTGACGGGCCTTGATCGAGACGCAGCAGCCATCGCCGAAGCCCAGCAGCGCACGGCGCGGGCAGGCCAGGCAATCACCTATCTGATCGCCGACATGCGCCAGGTTGGGGAGGTACCCGGCGCATTCGACGCCGTGATCAACATGTGGCAGAGCTTCTGTTATTTCGATGAGGCGACCAATATTGATCTGCTGCGGCAAATGCATCGCAAGCTAACGCCTGGTGGCCGCTTCATCATTGACATGTACAATCGCGCCTTCTACGAGCGCCAGCAGGGTTCTCAACGTCGGGAGATCAACGGCATCATCGTCGAATCGAACACCTACCTGCAAGACCGTCGCCTGCATTCGGTCTTGCGGTACCTGGATGAAGCGGGCGAGCGCGGCGGCGACCATTTTGATTTCCAGATGTTCACGCCCGACGAGTTCAGCGCCCTGGCAGCCGCGTGCGGCTTCACACCACGCCTGGTCTGTACCTGGGCCGATGAAAACATCGCTCCGTCGTCTGATGTAGCGCGCATGCAGATCGTGCTTGAGAAAACCACCCAAGAGCGAGCACCTCAGTAA
- a CDS encoding antibiotic biosynthesis monooxygenase family protein, with amino-acid sequence MITEIAIFQAVPGKAEAFAQGIQKGIEVVRRDAGCHSVAVHRCIEDTGRFMLVVQWDSLEAHTEGFRKSPLFAEYRSHIAGLFQDSPVVHHYEAISS; translated from the coding sequence ATGATAACCGAAATCGCCATCTTTCAGGCCGTCCCCGGCAAAGCAGAAGCCTTCGCGCAGGGCATCCAGAAGGGAATCGAAGTGGTGCGCCGTGACGCCGGGTGCCACTCCGTCGCCGTTCACCGCTGCATTGAAGACACCGGGCGCTTCATGCTCGTAGTACAATGGGATAGTCTGGAGGCGCACACCGAAGGCTTCCGCAAATCGCCGCTCTTTGCCGAATATCGCAGCCATATCGCCGGTCTCTTTCAGGATAGCCCTGTCGTCCATCACTACGAAGCCATCAGTTCCTAA
- a CDS encoding protein kinase translates to MAQQPPRIVNGLYHLGPALIPGAAAALFSATYTATNDPVALLLARPPARADHTHAQQALRSARTLTTLLHPHLLHLQEAGFDQGEYFLVTDLRGRPLRELLNQEALPLARALEITQQLTQGINALHSRKVVGLDLRPERIHIETAGRYDTALAADIGLRGFLQALGYDEQERAETPLLQTDPRYAAPEQLQNGDMSPATDVYTLGLVLFEMIAGRAPFVGRSAADTRVLQLSQPVPNLRPLRGETPPELQTLIEQALSKHPSLRFPDMPTFGATIEALQERLPKRAPGSSRLAPQLYSFRTAPLESLKSGTASAQSAAAQATPAVDPDADITLDHVDQHEGDTLHIPGRARLLLGKSERKKVVPIARFPAILGRADPNRQQRPDIDLAPYDTKRSISRLHARIWYERGLFYIEDLGSVNKTALGELELTPYERQLLRRHDTIKLGLLQMIFEY, encoded by the coding sequence TTGGCGCAGCAGCCCCCTCGCATCGTAAATGGCCTCTACCACCTGGGACCAGCTTTGATCCCCGGCGCGGCTGCCGCTCTCTTCAGTGCCACCTACACAGCAACAAACGATCCGGTGGCGCTTCTGCTCGCCCGCCCTCCAGCCAGAGCCGATCACACCCACGCGCAGCAGGCACTGCGCTCGGCCAGGACGTTGACCACCTTGCTCCATCCACACCTGCTGCATCTGCAAGAGGCTGGCTTCGATCAAGGGGAATATTTTCTCGTCACCGACCTGCGAGGCCGCCCGCTCCGCGAACTCCTCAATCAAGAGGCGCTGCCACTGGCTCGCGCCCTGGAAATCACCCAGCAGCTTACGCAAGGCATCAACGCCCTTCACAGCCGAAAGGTTGTCGGGCTGGACCTGCGCCCCGAACGCATCCATATCGAAACCGCCGGGCGCTACGACACCGCGCTGGCGGCGGATATTGGCCTGCGCGGTTTCCTCCAGGCGCTGGGCTATGATGAGCAAGAGCGCGCCGAAACCCCCTTGCTTCAGACCGACCCGCGCTACGCTGCCCCGGAGCAGCTTCAGAATGGCGACATGAGTCCGGCAACCGATGTCTATACGCTGGGCCTGGTCTTATTCGAGATGATCGCCGGGCGAGCGCCTTTTGTAGGACGCTCGGCGGCTGACACGCGCGTCCTTCAATTGAGCCAGCCCGTCCCCAATCTGCGGCCTCTGCGCGGCGAAACGCCGCCTGAGCTTCAGACCCTCATCGAGCAGGCGCTCTCCAAGCATCCCTCGCTGCGCTTTCCCGACATGCCGACCTTTGGGGCTACCATCGAAGCCTTGCAAGAGCGCCTGCCAAAACGCGCGCCCGGCTCTAGCAGGCTGGCTCCCCAGTTGTACTCCTTCCGCACTGCCCCGCTCGAATCGCTCAAAAGTGGAACAGCCAGCGCGCAATCAGCCGCCGCGCAGGCCACACCAGCGGTTGATCCTGACGCAGACATCACCCTCGACCACGTAGATCAGCACGAAGGAGATACCCTGCATATCCCTGGCCGGGCGCGGCTCCTGTTGGGCAAGAGCGAGCGCAAAAAAGTCGTCCCCATCGCGCGCTTCCCCGCCATCCTGGGCCGCGCCGACCCAAACCGCCAGCAAAGGCCAGATATTGACCTGGCCCCCTACGATACGAAACGCAGCATTAGCCGTCTGCACGCCCGTATCTGGTACGAGCGTGGCCTCTTTTACATCGAAGATTTAGGCAGCGTCAACAAAACCGCGCTGGGCGAACTGGAACTCACCCCCTACGAGCGCCAGTTGCTGCGCCGTCACGATACCATCAAGCTTGGCCTGCTCCAGATGATTTTCGAGTATTAA